One segment of Panicum virgatum strain AP13 chromosome 3K, P.virgatum_v5, whole genome shotgun sequence DNA contains the following:
- the LOC120700529 gene encoding trigger factor-like, giving the protein MASAAICSVTILLLAMAVCASVSSASHPLAAVEATTDHAVTKEEGNLLPVHNAHDKEEMEEAKAGGQQGSAQEEDKKTGSYWGKANKLDDDDDDDNDDSDHDSDSDHDHDHDSDSDHDRDHDSDGDSDDNDDDDDDDHKSKNERKKNHAAQGRKGAPGSKRDGQLPKVVKKV; this is encoded by the coding sequence ATGGCCAGTGCTGCGATCTGCTCGGTCACCATCCTCCTCTTGGCTATGGCCGTATGTGCCTCCGTCTCCAGCGCCTCACACCCACTGGCGGCTGTGGAGGCAACAACAGACCACGCCGTCACCAAGGAGGAGGGCAACCTGCTACCAGTGCACAATGCCCATGACAAGGAAGAGATGGAGGAGGCCAAGGCCGGGGGACAACAAGGCAGTGCTCAGGAGGAAGATAAGAAGACCGGATCCTATTGGGGCAAGGCCAATAAGctagacgacgacgacgacgatgataaCGATGATTCCGATCATGATTCGGACTCGGACCATGATCACGATCACGATTCAGACTCGGACCATGATCGTGATCACGATTCAGACGGGGATTCTGATGACAatgatgacgatgacgatgatgatcaCAAATCGAAGAATGAAAGGAAAAAGAATCACGCAGCTCAGGGGAGGAAAGGAGCTCCAGGTAGTAAGCGCGATGGTCAGCTGCCTAAGGTAGTGAAAAAGGTGTGA